A single window of Oscillospiraceae bacterium DNA harbors:
- the rplT gene encoding 50S ribosomal protein L20, whose translation MARVKGAMNTRKRHKKILKLAKGYRGAKSKLYRTANQAVMKSLVYSYIGRKQKKRDFRKLWIARINAAARMNGISYSKFMNGLKKANITLNRKMLAEIAVSDEQAFKALVEKAKASL comes from the coding sequence ATGGCTAGAGTTAAAGGTGCTATGAACACCAGAAAAAGACATAAAAAGATTTTAAAATTAGCTAAAGGATATAGAGGCGCAAAAAGTAAATTATATAGAACTGCTAATCAGGCAGTTATGAAATCATTAGTTTATTCTTATATCGGAAGAAAACAAAAGAAGAGAGATTTCAGAAAATTATGGATTGCAAGAATAAATGCTGCTGCAAGAATGAATGGTATCAGTTATTCTAAATTTATGAATGGTCTTAAAAAAGCAAACATTACTCTTAATAGAAAAATGCTTGCAGAAATTGCTGTTTCTGACGAACAGGCTTTTAAAGCATTGGTAGAGAAGGCAAAAGCAAGCCTATAA
- a CDS encoding phosphoribosylaminoimidazolesuccinocarboxamide synthase — translation MKKIYTGKTKDVYSLENGNVLLKFKDDCTGKDGVFDPGENTVGLTIDGIGKENLKTSIHYFELLKKAGIKTHYVGADIDNATMEVLPATVFGHGLEVICRLVATGSFIRRYGEYIEDGTVLDGGYVECTFKNDALGDPLVTKEGLAALNVMTPEMFESMKEQTLKITKIVADDLKSIGLDLWDIKFEFGYNNNEVILIDEIASGNMRVYKDGKIVEPVELTKLILER, via the coding sequence ATGAAAAAAATTTACACAGGTAAAACAAAAGATGTTTACAGTTTGGAAAACGGTAACGTGTTACTGAAATTCAAAGATGACTGTACAGGTAAAGACGGAGTTTTTGATCCGGGTGAAAATACTGTTGGTCTTACTATTGATGGTATCGGAAAAGAAAACCTTAAAACTTCCATTCACTATTTTGAACTTTTGAAAAAAGCAGGCATCAAAACTCATTACGTTGGTGCAGATATTGATAATGCTACCATGGAAGTTCTTCCTGCAACTGTTTTTGGGCATGGATTAGAAGTTATATGCAGACTTGTTGCTACAGGAAGTTTTATAAGAAGATACGGAGAATATATTGAAGACGGTACTGTTTTAGACGGTGGATATGTTGAATGTACATTTAAAAATGATGCTTTAGGCGATCCTCTTGTTACAAAAGAAGGTCTTGCAGCTCTTAATGTTATGACACCTGAAATGTTTGAAAGTATGAAAGAACAAACTTTAAAAATCACAAAAATAGTTGCTGACGATTTGAAATCTATAGGTCTTGATTTATGGGATATTAAGTTTGAATTTGGTTATAACAATAACGAAGTTATTCTTATTGACGAAATCGCATCAGGTAATATGAGAGTTTATAAAGACGGTAAAATCGTTGAACCTGTTGAACTTACAAAACTTATTTTAGAAAGATAA
- a CDS encoding TIGR01212 family radical SAM protein encodes MMYYKYSDYLKEKYHEKVYKLPINLPLTCPNRDGTKGVGGCIFCSSVGAGFETKENTVPIETQITENMEYIGSKYKAKKFIAYFQNFTNTYLPPKVFYENLKKVTRFKNIVEIAISTRPDCIQKEHLDYAKMIKEEFGIEIMFEMGLQTANDNSLKILNRGHTVSDFKKSSELILSYGFLVGAHIILGLFCDTLDDVINSALFLNECKVSNVKCHSLYIVKNTRLCDMYTNGEITLKTKDEFINEVITFLSYLNPDCPVQRLLGRAPEEETVFENWGHSWRKILNEIEDKMKRINFKQGYKLDTK; translated from the coding sequence ATTATGTATTATAAATATTCAGATTATCTTAAAGAAAAATATCACGAAAAAGTATATAAACTGCCTATAAATTTACCGCTTACCTGCCCTAACCGTGACGGCACTAAGGGAGTCGGCGGATGCATTTTTTGTTCTTCTGTCGGCGCAGGGTTTGAAACAAAAGAAAACACTGTTCCTATCGAAACTCAGATTACAGAAAATATGGAATATATAGGAAGTAAATATAAGGCAAAAAAATTTATTGCCTACTTTCAAAATTTTACCAACACTTATCTTCCTCCAAAAGTTTTTTATGAAAATTTAAAAAAAGTAACAAGATTTAAAAACATAGTTGAAATTGCGATTTCAACGCGCCCTGACTGTATACAAAAAGAACATCTTGATTACGCAAAAATGATAAAGGAAGAATTCGGAATTGAAATTATGTTTGAGATGGGTTTGCAAACAGCTAATGACAATTCTCTTAAAATTTTAAACAGAGGACATACCGTTTCCGATTTCAAAAAATCCTCCGAATTAATATTAAGTTATGGTTTTTTAGTTGGTGCGCATATTATTTTGGGGCTGTTTTGCGACACATTAGATGATGTTATTAATTCTGCATTATTTTTAAATGAATGCAAAGTTTCTAATGTAAAATGCCATTCTTTATACATCGTAAAAAACACACGGCTTTGCGATATGTATACAAATGGAGAAATAACTCTTAAAACCAAAGATGAATTTATAAATGAAGTAATTACATTCCTCTCATATCTCAACCCTGACTGCCCTGTTCAAAGACTTCTTGGCAGAGCACCTGAAGAAGAAACAGTTTTTGAAAACTGGGGACACAGCTGGAGAAAAATATTAAATGAGATTGAAGATAAAATGAAGAGAATAAATTTTAAGCAAGGGTATAAATTGGATACTAAATAA
- a CDS encoding TIGR04086 family membrane protein, producing MNIIDLRRAIISSIVALILTFVLFIVCSLLTALSIIPDSAVRTITLVITVITSLIAGFLTSRNVYEYGLLNGMATGFIFFVELYILSIILTFSFSFNILLFKSFLSIIIASGIGGIVGINTRSKRRRSTYKRRYR from the coding sequence ATGAATATTATTGATTTAAGAAGAGCGATTATAAGCAGTATTGTTGCTTTGATTTTAACTTTTGTTTTATTTATTGTATGTTCACTGCTTACTGCTTTATCTATAATTCCTGACAGTGCTGTAAGAACTATAACCTTGGTAATAACTGTTATTACCTCACTTATTGCAGGTTTTTTAACTTCGAGGAATGTTTATGAATATGGACTTTTAAATGGTATGGCAACAGGATTTATATTCTTTGTTGAATTATACATACTAAGCATAATATTAACTTTTAGTTTTTCATTTAACATACTGCTTTTTAAAAGTTTTCTGTCAATTATAATTGCTTCGGGCATAGGCGGAATTGTAGGAATAAATACAAGATCCAAAAGAAGAAGATCTACATATAAAAGAAGATACAGGTAA